In Parafrankia irregularis, a single window of DNA contains:
- a CDS encoding HNH endonuclease: MSRINVSAEGRQRLYEAFGGRCAYCLTAESDHLDHVVPRAAGGSNGASNLVPACTPCGQSKGNLSVLDWVRALAAGETSPSSPNRVPDYGFWEVSPRPRPAPVATVA, translated from the coding sequence GTGAGCCGCATCAACGTGTCGGCCGAGGGCCGGCAGCGGCTCTACGAGGCGTTCGGGGGCCGGTGCGCCTACTGCCTGACGGCGGAATCGGACCACCTGGATCACGTGGTGCCCCGGGCGGCCGGCGGCAGCAACGGGGCCTCGAACCTGGTGCCGGCCTGCACCCCGTGCGGGCAGTCGAAGGGGAACCTGTCGGTGCTGGACTGGGTCCGGGCACTCGCGGCTGGCGAGACGTCCCCCTCCAGCCCGAACCGGGTGCCGGACTACGGCTTCTGGGAGGTGTCGCCTCGGCCCCGGCCGGCGCCGGTGGCAACCGTGGCGTAG
- a CDS encoding GntR family transcriptional regulator, translated as MTQPVAAYIRIKNELRRQIFEGELQPGDLAPSEQKIRDTWNVSRGTAVRALAELRAEGYLTTEPGVGTRVLARGTQGGADRARRLLATGSIFRQDETSTITGAGLQEAPADVAQALGLEPGAQVIRRSRLLTDRDGVAAISVSWLPGEFAEVLPALLQPKSLGGTGTLRAIDEATGRAAVRIRETAIARLASDTEATALGLTTPAAVLETQNLFLDHAGEAIEYGVDVAPGRRARAVEIELS; from the coding sequence ATGACGCAGCCAGTAGCCGCCTACATCCGGATCAAGAACGAGTTGCGCCGGCAGATCTTCGAAGGAGAGCTCCAGCCGGGGGACCTCGCCCCCAGCGAGCAGAAGATCCGCGACACCTGGAACGTCAGCCGAGGCACGGCGGTGCGCGCCCTCGCCGAACTGCGCGCTGAGGGCTACCTGACCACCGAGCCTGGTGTCGGTACTCGAGTTCTCGCCCGGGGCACCCAGGGCGGAGCGGACCGGGCCCGTCGCCTGCTGGCCACCGGATCGATCTTCCGCCAGGACGAGACGTCCACGATCACCGGCGCCGGACTCCAGGAGGCCCCCGCGGACGTCGCCCAGGCCCTGGGCTTGGAGCCCGGAGCGCAGGTCATCCGCCGGTCGCGGCTCCTCACCGACCGGGATGGAGTCGCGGCGATCTCGGTCTCGTGGCTGCCGGGCGAGTTCGCCGAGGTTCTGCCCGCGCTGCTTCAGCCGAAGTCGCTCGGTGGCACCGGCACACTCCGGGCCATCGACGAGGCAACCGGCCGCGCAGCGGTCCGCATCCGTGAGACCGCCATCGCCCGACTCGCCAGCGACACCGAGGCAACCGCCCTGGGACTCACCACGCCGGCCGCCGTGCTGGAGACACAGAACCTCTTCCTTGACCACGCTGGAGAGGCCATCGAGTACGGCGTCGACGTCGCCCCGGGCCGCCGTGCCCGCGCCGTCGAGATCGAGCTGTCTTAG